The genomic region GATCAATCGGGAAGCATGTGGTTTTCTCCTGAATTACTCAGTCCTGCTTCTCGGGCGGAGTTGAATGACTGGCGCATGATTTTCTTAATTAGCGAACAGCTCCACGTTCAGGCGGACCGCAGCAATGAATCAAGGGCTCCGGACCTATCAAACAGGTTTAACCGGCAACCGGGAATGGGCTCTCATTCGCGTAGCTCCAATACGACTTCTTCCGGAGGTCGTTTCTTTGATGAAACCATGACGACGAGTGATCGCCAAGTGAATGTCTCGGGGGCTTCATATGATCTAGAGCTTAGGAATTATTCCCAGGAGCAACTACGCGACATCACCATCCGAACCAAGATTGTAGTGAAGAGTGCAGGTGGCTCATATCAGGTTTATGACGATTTCATCGCGATCAATCAGCTCTCTGGTGGTGAAACAACCTATTTTCGCACAAAACCTGCCGAAATGAGTCGGACGAAGAGCAAAACGACTTCTACGGTGACTCGTTATGATTCATTAACAGGAGGGACGAATACCAGTTCAAGCTCGACATCGGTTAAAAGCAGCAGATCCAGCCTCAAGGGAATCGCGATCCGTGTCTGTTACAAAGATGTTGTGGTTCAGGAGATCTTCAGTGAGCGCAGCCTCAATGAGCACATCGATTGGTAGGGCGCTCTTGGAGAAACGGGCAGTCGCAAAAGTTTAAAGTCATATCCCTGCGTCGTGCGACGAAGCTGAATGCTTGACGACTCACGGATACTTCGATGCTGCGGTGCACTCAGAATCGGTATATTTTCATACCAGAATAGACAATAGAGTGATGCCTTTGTGTGGGCCTTGTGGTTTGCACAACTGTGTTGCATGGATCAATCTAGTTATGTGATTGTCCCATCTTTTCATTCTTCCAGATCAAAATCCACGCTTGAGCTTCAGGCGGGGAATGCGTGTCGTGCGTTTACCCTAATCGAGCTTTTAGCGGTCATTGCAATTGTCGGCGTCCTGACCGCAATCTTAATTCCGGCCATTTCCGCAGTTCGCAAAAATGCCAGGGATGCCGTTTGTTTGTCGAATTTACGGCAACTGCATTCGGGTGTGCTCTTGTATGCGGGCAACCAGGGTGGGTGGTTGCCGACGAATAGCGCTGACGACGCCGAGGGCGGCGCATGGTGGAAGCATATTTACCCAGAGATCATTGATTCGGCGGATGTCTTTTGGTGTCCGGAAGATGATACGGGCGGCATCTCTGATGCAAATGCGGAAATCGCCGGCAACGGCAAGCTGTCCTATGGGGCTGTAGGCGATGATGCGGGTATGGAGAATGGGGAAGCGAAGTCGCGGGGTGTGATGGGTAAGAATCTGGCATCATTCAAGAATCCGGCAAGGTCTGTCATGCTCGTGGATGACCATAAATCAGGCCGTCAACTGGCCAAGAGCTGGTTTTTTAACTGGCCAAAGGAGATCGAGGATTTGAACGCAGCCCATGATGGCAAAATCAATATGGTTTTTGTCGACGGACATGTCGATTCTCTGTCGTATGATGAGATCCAAGAGCTGTTTGAGGAAGATCGAATCACAGTCTCCTACGGAGGTATGAACTCGAAGACGCCTTCGGCGGACTAATTCAGGCTGTAATGCGGCAGAGGCGGTATCGTGTTTAAACCGCAGTGCTTAACTCTCCACTAGCTGCTTCGTTCCCTCCGCCAAGCGATTGACCCTTCCGCCGTTTCCTATCGAACCGGGCTAGTGGTTTCTCGACGACGTTTATGGTTCACGCGCGAAGATGGCCTGCTCGAAGAGCTGGCCCCGAGTCTCTTCTGGCATGAGCTCGCCCCTGTCCCTGCGGGATGCGCTGATATGCTTCTCCCGCGGCGTTAGCCGGACAGTCAAGCACCTAGGTGCATTCCTGACCGGCCGCCTTGCGAGGTGAAGCAAATCAGTTGCACCATATCCTCAATAATTATGAGAAGAGGTATTAAATCCCAGCAGGCGAATGAAAGCCGTCATCAACGATGGAGGGCACCAACGTTGCGAGCAGATGAAAACTCCTTCGTGGAGCCCTTACATGAATTGGGCGAATGATATCTTTATATCTTGCGTTGGACCCCTTTTAGGAGCCAGTAGAGTTCAGCTCAGTCAATGTGCCTCTGCTTTGGATTTACCGCGTATGTTCCCTTACGTTTTTGTGCATTGACTTGATCTGCGCGTCTGAGCGTTATCCTTTCGAAACGCTTTTCAACGATGCCTCAATGCTTCCCGTTCCTCCTTTTTATGAGTCTCATCTTGAGCCTCATTCCACTGCCTGCCGTTGCGTATGACGGGGATGCATCGGGTGTGAGTGATGTATTCGAGTCGATCTATGAGCAAGTCTTGCCTGCTGACGAGGATCCGGATCAGGATGGGTATAACAATTTGATCGAGTCGCTTCTCGGGACGGATCCTTTGAATGCGGCCAGTCCCGGCGATTTCGGACTCAGTATGAGCGGCGCAAGTCTTCGGATCCGGATTCCCGCTGAATCGGGATTGCGCTACCGGGTGCAGACGACCGATGGTTTTTCAAGCTGGAATATCCCTACCGAATTTGTAACAGCGGAAGATGGCATCGACTACGTGGAATTCGATACCAGCGGCATCTCCCGGATGTTTTTCCGGATCGAAGTTGAACCGCCCTTGAATTCGGATACGGATGGTTTGAACGACTGGGAAGAAGGGCGTTTGGGTACAGATCCGTTGCATTCAGACACAGACGACGACATGCTGGATGACGACATCGAGACCATGCTCGCCGGCAGTAATCCGCATTTGGTGGATTCGGATGGTGACGGTTTTGTCGACAAAGAAGAATATGAATTCGGGAGTAATCCGCGCAGTTCCGCTTCAGTTCCGGCTGAGTTTTTAGAGGGAGCCGCTCATGTGATCCAAGTTCATAACCTCGCCAGCCCCGCACAACTGGAAGGCCTCGCCTGGTCTCAGGCGGTCAGCGTGAATAACCCGGCCCCACCAACCGCACTTGAAGGAGATGTCTGGTCGGCACCGGTTTTGGTGAGAAACAACGCGAGTTCGGTGATGCTCCTGTCCGAGGTTTGGTCAGCACCTGTTACGATTTTGAAGCAAGCCCCATAGATCCTATTTAATATGAAAAAGTTCATACTTTCACTATTATCTTGCTGCTATGCCGCCTTCCTGCTGGCTGCGCCTTTCAACTCCGGGTCCGACGGCAGTGATGGTGCCTTGGTCTTCGATCCTGACCTGGGAGACGTCATCTTTGATCCGGATGACATTGATCCGGCTTTGGATCCGGATCGGGACGGAGTCTACCATTTCACAACCATCACAATCGGGCCGGGGACTACAGTTCTACTCCGTGGGGATGTTATGGGGCACAAGCCGGCCATTTGGTTGGCTGCCGGCGATGTAACAATCATGGGAGAGATCAACTTGGGGCCCATTGGTCCGCTCCCTGGAGCAGGAGGATTCTATGGTGGTCAGTCTTCCGGGCTAGTGGATGGGCAGGGGCCGGGCGGCACCTCGGGTGCTGTTTCTTCGGAGGTGCCAGAGCTCCCGACGAATGATTATATCAATCCGTTTCTGGTGCCCCTGATCGGGGGATCCGGGCAGGGAGCCCCTCAGTCCGGATCCGGACTCGGTGGCGGAGGCGCCTTCCTGCTGGCCAGTTCGACAAGAATCGAGATTACTGGATACATTCGTGCAATTGACGGAGGAAGTCTGCGCCTGATCGCGAATGAGATTACAGGTGAGTGGGGAAGCGTTGAAGCTGATCACATTCGTGCCGAGGCGTATCAACATAACTATTCTAATTACTATGGAGATGACATACGACTTTCCCGTCCGGGCCTGGTTTTCTACGACAATCCCATCAAAATTACGGTTGTTGACAGTGTAGCCGTGGCCAACAACCCGGGGGCGAATAAAAATGCTCCCGATGCCGAAATTATCAATAGCGGTTCGACAACCATACAGGTGGAATGCTCCCGGATCCCACTGGGGACCACAATCCGGGTCGTTGGCTGGAATGAAACCTACGGCAAGGTGGAAGCAGTCACAGGACCTTTGACCGGCACGCTTGAGGCATCGACTGCGACCTGTGAGATGATCATCCCGCCCGGCTATACGACTTTTATGGCACAGGCGGTGTTAAACTAGAATCGATGGTCTGTGTTTGAGTTGGATCAACTCAGGATCGGATAAAAGGGGCAGATCTAGAATGGATAACAATCCCGCATTCATTCTATCTGCTACGTTTGCCCCTATTGAGCACCCCACTTTTTTACTCAGGCCTGAGACTACTCCGGAAACTTGGGTGCCGGGGGTGGTCGCAAATCGTCGAGCGTGCTTAATTCCTCAATCGAATCGCTGTCGAGAAGCCATTCGAAGGCCATAATCTGGTGCTCGACCGGCGGGATCTGATGGCCGCCTTCAAAGGCTATGATGCCGACTTCCAAGCCGTTATTCAGTAGGATTTCGAGGTCACGCTTCCGCACGTAGTAATTTGAGCCCCGGTCATTGTTTCCGTTTACGATGATGACCTTCATTTTTCGGTAGTGCTCCAACAGGTAGCTATCATAACCGAGCCAACCTCCGTTCCAGAAAATGCCTTTCCATGGGCGATCGATGGCGTTGGCCCAGCTGACGGCACGCAGGGAACCGCCGGAGATGCCGCCAATGTAGAGCTGATCCGGGTCATGTGGTACAGTTGCTTCGATCTGGGGCAGCAGCTCGCGAAAGCGCGCCAGGTTGTGCGCAGCGACTTCCGTTGACTTTGTGTTGCCGTAGCGATCCATTGTAACAATAGTCATTCCAGTCGCCTCGGCCGCTTCCATGTGGCGTAGCAGGTAGCGCATGCCCTTGGGGCCGGCGTTAATCAGAATCATGAGCGGTCTGAGGCTGGTCCCACTGGCTGGGGAGGGCTCGTAAACATAGAAATCATGCGTATCGAGTTCGCCGGCGTATTGGTAGGCGGTAAATTTACCCGGCATCTTGTCGAGCATCTGCATGAGCTCGTCACTGATTCGGGTCCACTCGACCAACCAGGCTTGGTCCAACACTGAGAAGTCGGCTAATTTCATGTATAGATCGTCGGTTTCATGGACCCGCAGGTGAACGCGATCTTGTACTTCGTCATAGTCAACCAGCTCCGCATGAATCTGCCTGCAATCGGTTAAATTCCAGTGCCGCAGGTTGTTGTTGGCGCTGAGGGGGAGCAGGGTAAAGAGTCCGATCAGCCAGTAGACGCAGGATTTCATGATTAACGTTAGATTAGCCGCGAAATCCGATTCGTCACTGACAAAAGATGCTTCGGACGCTTCATTTGTTTGGGAAAACAGATCCGTCTCTCGTGGGCAACTCCTTATGGGACCTAAGCTCCTTACGTATTATCTGTTGTTCGCGCTTATAGTTTGACGACACGCGCGTAAGTCTGATCTGAGCTTTCGCTAAAGGGGATCATGATGACCTGTGTGCCGCCGGTGCCGTTGATCGTCCCTGTATAGTCGGTCCACTCGGTAAGATCGGTTGAAGTCTGCACTTTATAGCTGGCATTGGATAATGTCTTCCACTGCACTTTTAAGTTCTTTCCGTGGACACCAATGACGGCATCGCCAACAATGTTAAGGTAGTTTTCGTTCGTCAGGTCGTAAAGCGTGAGCTGGTATTGGTTGTCAGGCCCCAACTTCTTTTCAAGTAGATAGGGGTAGTTGAATCCCGAAAAGCTGGTTAAAAAGACACTGACACGACTGTTCGTCACCGTATGTCCGAGTTCGCCCGTGTCATCAAGTTGATACAAATGCGTCTCGCTCCCTTGAATGACCAGTTCGTGCTGGGAAATATAGATAAACCCGGACAGTGCGCTGTCCGTGAGGAACTCTTGGATCAATGTTCCGGATCGATCATACCAATTCACTTTCCGGCCGTTGCCGTAAGCGTCCATAATTCCAACGGAACCATCCTGGCCAACCATGACCGCGTAGTCATCCGGATCGTCGCCGTGTTGAGCTGCGGGAAATTCTTTGCTCCAAATCGTAGTCGCTGCGTTCGAATGAATGCAAAAGGTCAGTAGGGCGAGTATGAGAACGGGTTTCATGATGGCTCTTTTACTCGAAGAGTAGTGCGGAAATCTTGACAAAGAAGCTTCGAGGAGAGTCGTTATTCGGGTAGAGGATCGAGGTGACTTCTTCCGTCTCCTCGTCAATGCTTTCCACGCTGATCTCTTCGGAATACACGAGGTCTGTGTCATCACCGTTAAAGTTCCACGTGACAAGGTCCTTCGAGACGAGTATCTGATAGCTTACATCCAGTGCGTCTTTGGGGCGCGGGTAGCTGACCGTAAAGACGAACTCGCCGTCGATCTGCTGCTTGTCGACCTTGATTTTGTGCTTTTTGTCCGCGCTTCTGGGGTCCGAACCAAATGCGTATTCGGCACTGTTGGATAGGGAGTCATGGTCGGGGTCCGCGTCGAATGCACTGATCGAGATGTCTTCGAGCTCCTCGTTCGTGAAGTGCTCGAGTCGCCAGACACTGAAGTAATTTGACGCTGTCGAGAATTCTGCAGTGACGCTTGCATCTCCTGTCACTCTGAACTCGGAAGTCGCGTCAATGCCGGAGAAGTCTCCTGTCCAGCGGATAAAATAGGTTCCCGCATCCGGTATGGCTTCCAGATTGACAATAGAGTTGTTGGCAAAAGCCGGCTGCTCCGGATCGATCTTAACCGACCCTGGGCCGTCAACTTGGACGTTGATTTTGTAGCCGAGCGTAATTTTCGACATGCCGTAGCTTGGACGTATCGAGCCATATAGTTTAGAGCTAGTATCGGCTGGCAGTGCGCCGAGGGTGAGTGTTTTAGGGCTGTAGAAATATTGTACGTCGTTGAGCGAGGTGGCTGTTGTGAAATCTACGACGGCACCGTCTTCAGCGATAATATGCTTTAGCTGGACCATGCTATTGTCGACCCGAAGGATGCCGCCACTCTCGACGACGATTAATTCGCTTCTCGTATATCCTGACAGGATTGCGCCGGCCCGGACAACCATAGGTGTGAAATACGCACTCAACGGTGTTTGCCCCTCTTGGGTGTGTTCGTTGTAGATCGGAATACCGATCGTCGCCCCTCCCGCTTCCTCTAGAAAGATATTATGTGCCGAGTTCTTACTGTAGAATACAGATGACATCTGGAATTCGAAGGAGTTGTCAGTTTGATTCACTGCCGGACGATCATACTTGTGCTCCAGATACAGTAGGCTGGCCGTTTTCGCGGAAGCCAAATTGCTCCCACGGATCACTACATTCTCTCCATAAGCAACGACTGGATAATCCGCTGAGCTCATTTGCGGCAGTTCATCATAGCCTGCAGGGTGCAGGATGGGGACGACCCGTTTGTTGCCATCCATGGTCACTTGGATTGTGGACGTATTGCCGGAAACATCGCCGGCCCAGCCTTCCAGGTAGTAACCTGACGACGGAGTCGCGGTCAGTGACACGGTTTGTCCGTTTTCATAGCTGCTTAACGCGGGCGATCGAGTGACGGTTATTCCGGGGATGCTCTGCACCTCCAGCTGCCAACCAGTGGGAAATTGTGCTGTCAGGGTGAGTGGTTCGTATCCGAAAGTATAGCTAATCCATTCGTTCTGACTGATAATGTCGCCGCTCCAGCCGTTGAAAGTCGCACCTTCCATCGGAATCGCGTGAAGACTCACCGTGGTGCCATAGGCGTAATTCCGGGTGTCGGGAGTTAATTGCACGGTTCCATTACCGATGATAGTCAAATTGATCGGTCTTCCTTTCTGGATCATGTCGAATCCATGGCTGACTCTCAGTGGTGGGATGAGCTCCGCAACCGGACTTAAGGTATCCGGATTCATCGGGACACTGCCTAGGATGACTGTTTCGGGGCTGTGAAAGAGTGTCAGCCGGTATGATTCGGGGGCAAATCTGAAATCGATAACCGCTCCGTCTTCTGCAAAAATAAAGTAGGGGAGATTCGCTCCCTCGTCGACTCGGTAGTATCCGCCGGTTTCTACGACGACCAATTCTGAAGAGCTGCCTCCAGTCAAGCTGCCACCGGCCCGGATTACAAGGGGGCGGGTATCTTGATAATCAGCGACAGGTCCGTCGCTTGAGTGGCTGTTGAAATTGTCGGGGATGCTGATGCTTGACCCGGTTTCCGTCTCAAGGAATAGATTATAAGCATAAGCGCGACCGTCAGGTGTCTCCGGCATGATCAACTCTGTGCTGGTGGGAGAGGCTGTAGCGACTGTCATTTCAGTCATGCTGTCTCGATAGATGAGCCGGGCCAAGGTGGTCGTTTCGAGGTTCGCCCCTGTGACCGTCATCGTCTCACCAGGAGCGTTGATGTATTGGTCGGCGCTTTGAAGCTCAGGTAGCTCTCCGTAGAGCTTGCTTCTGACTATTGGGAATGCCTGAAGGTTCTCTTCCATCGCGATGGTTGTATTGAGTTCGCTGCCACTGGCATCGCCACCCCAGCCGAGAAAGTCGTAATCGGGATCGATGCTAGCGCTTATGCTGACGACCTGTCCGTCAGGGTAGATTGC from Coraliomargarita parva harbors:
- a CDS encoding type II secretion system protein codes for the protein MDQSSYVIVPSFHSSRSKSTLELQAGNACRAFTLIELLAVIAIVGVLTAILIPAISAVRKNARDAVCLSNLRQLHSGVLLYAGNQGGWLPTNSADDAEGGAWWKHIYPEIIDSADVFWCPEDDTGGISDANAEIAGNGKLSYGAVGDDAGMENGEAKSRGVMGKNLASFKNPARSVMLVDDHKSGRQLAKSWFFNWPKEIEDLNAAHDGKINMVFVDGHVDSLSYDEIQELFEEDRITVSYGGMNSKTPSAD
- a CDS encoding InlB B-repeat-containing protein; the encoded protein is MGLLCTQWARAAVQITDVDHYILPPDEIITVTGTDLSNAAQARFVNHGTNFQDRYFASVNSLNSTTAEIRIPDFVEPRAYHTLILETDSSSTVGIGSPLTEHTGNGAAENPYDYGAVVIRSGALLSGEVRFGIVVVETGGVFEMDNNSRATTVYAQDGAVVNVTSVTNSESTIYHSPDTVLIWDSSSYPWDDSNMIELPPITPSYDINRFQQGTPVHVEVVGNGSVDRFPDLEYFLYYGYATLTAVPAPGYMFSGWSGDLSSQEDSIRVHITENAAYVTATFMQGWQLELPNIPGATTNASPELAIYPDGQVVSISASIDPDYDFLGWGGDASGSELNTTIAMEENLQAFPIVRSKLYGELPELQSADQYINAPGETMTVTGANLETTTLARLIYRDSMTEMTVATASPTSTELIMPETPDGRAYAYNLFLETETGSSISIPDNFNSHSSDGPVADYQDTRPLVIRAGGSLTGGSSSELVVVETGGYYRVDEGANLPYFIFAEDGAVIDFRFAPESYRLTLFHSPETVILGSVPMNPDTLSPVAELIPPLRVSHGFDMIQKGRPINLTIIGNGTVQLTPDTRNYAYGTTVSLHAIPMEGATFNGWSGDIISQNEWISYTFGYEPLTLTAQFPTGWQLEVQSIPGITVTRSPALSSYENGQTVSLTATPSSGYYLEGWAGDVSGNTSTIQVTMDGNKRVVPILHPAGYDELPQMSSADYPVVAYGENVVIRGSNLASAKTASLLYLEHKYDRPAVNQTDNSFEFQMSSVFYSKNSAHNIFLEEAGGATIGIPIYNEHTQEGQTPLSAYFTPMVVRAGAILSGYTRSELIVVESGGILRVDNSMVQLKHIIAEDGAVVDFTTATSLNDVQYFYSPKTLTLGALPADTSSKLYGSIRPSYGMSKITLGYKINVQVDGPGSVKIDPEQPAFANNSIVNLEAIPDAGTYFIRWTGDFSGIDATSEFRVTGDASVTAEFSTASNYFSVWRLEHFTNEELEDISISAFDADPDHDSLSNSAEYAFGSDPRSADKKHKIKVDKQQIDGEFVFTVSYPRPKDALDVSYQILVSKDLVTWNFNGDDTDLVYSEEISVESIDEETEEVTSILYPNNDSPRSFFVKISALLFE